The stretch of DNA CGGTATTTGCGGCACTTTCATGGGTTCGCTTGCGGTGCTGGCCAAAGAGCTCGGCCACCGCGTCACCGGCTCCGACGCCAACGTCTATCCACCCATGAGCACCCAGCTCGAAGCTCAGGGAATCGAGCTGACCCAGGGCTACGACCCGGCTCAGCTGGACCCTGCACCTGATCTGGTGGTCATCGGCAATGCCATGTCGCGGGGCAATCCGGCGGTGGAGTATGTGCTGAACAAGGGGCTGCCCTATGTGTCCGGGCCGCAGTGGCTTGCCGACCATGTGCTGCAGGGCCGTTGGGTGCTGGCAGTCGCGGGTACCCACGGCAAGACCACCACCAGCAGCATGCTGGCCTGGGTGCTGGAGCATGCCGGCATGAGCCCGGGCTTCCTGATCGGTGGCGTGCCGCAGAACTTCTCGGTGTCGGCGCGCCTGGGCGGCACACCATTCTTCGTGGTAGAGGCCGACGAATACGACAGCGCCTTCTTCGACAAGCGTTCAAAGTTCGTGCACTACCACCCGCGCACCGCGATCCTGAACAACCTTGAGTTCGATCACGCGGACATCTTCCCTGACCTGGCATCCATCGAGCGGCAGTTCCACCATCTGGTGCGGACCATTCCTAGCGAAGGCCTGGTCATTCACCCGACCTCCGAGCAGGCGTTGGAGCGCGTTATCGGCATGGGCTGCTGGACCCCGGTGCAGACCACCGGTGAAGGTGGCCAGTGGCAGGCACGCCTGCTCAGCGCCGACGGCTCGCGTTTCGAGGTGCTGTTCGACGGTGAAGTGCAGGGTGTGGTGGACTGGGCCCTGACTGGCCAGCACAACGTCGCCAACGCCCTCGCCACGCTGGCTGCTGCCCGTCATGTGGGTGTGGTGCCAGCCATGGGCATCGAAGGCCTGAGCGCGTTCAAGAGCGTCAAGCGGCGCATGGAGAAGGTCGCTGAAGTTCAAGGCGTGACCATCTACGACGATTTCGCCCACCACCCGACTGCCATTGCCACCACCCTCGACGGCTTGCGCAAGCGCGTTGGCGAAGCACCGGTCATCGCCATCATCGAGCCGCGCTCCAACTCCATGAAGCTTGGTGCCCATCGTGACGGCCTGCCGGAAAGCGTCAACGACGCCGACCAGGTGATCTGGTACGCGCCCGCCAACCTGGGTTGGGACCTGGCTGCCACTGCAGCGCAATGCAAGGTACCAAGCGTGGTTGCCGACAGCCTTGACGCGATCATCGAGCGGGTCAAAGGCCAGGCGCGCCCAGGTACGCATGTGGTGATCATGAGCAACGGCGGCTTCGGCGGCCTGCACGGCAAGCTGGCTGAGGCCTTGAAGTGAGCGGGCCGGAGCGTATCACCCTGGCCATGACTGGCGCCTCCGGGGCGCAGTATGGCCTGCGCCTGCTCGATTGCCTGGTGCGCGAGGACCGTGAGGTGCATTTCCTCATCTCCAAGGCCGCGCAACTGGTGATGGCCACCGAGACCGATGTGGTCCTGCCGGCCAAGCCACAGGCCATGCAGGCGTTTCTTACCGAATATACCGGTGCTGCCGACGGGCAGATCCGTGTGTACGGCAAGGAAGACTGGATGTCGCCGGTGGCTTCGGGCTCCGGTGCACCAGCCGCGATGGTGGTGGTGCCGTGCTCTACCGGTACCTTGTCGGCAATCGCTACCGGTGCCTGCAACAACTTGATCGAGCGCGCCGCCGACGTCACCCTCAAGGAGCGTCGGCAGCTGATCCTGGTACCGCGCGAGGCGCCGTTCTCGACCATTCACCTGGAAAACATGCTCAAGCTGTCGCAGATGGGCGCGGTGATCCTGCCAGCGGCGCCGGGTTTCTATCACCAGCCGCAGACCATCGATGACCTGGTCGACTTTGTCGTGGCGCGCATTCTCAACCTGCTGAACATTCCGCAGGACATGCTGCCGCGCTGGGGCGAACATCATTTCGGGGCTGATGATTGAGGCGTCTGCTGGCAGGCTTGCTGGCAGCAAGCCTGCTCGGCGGCTGCGCCACGGTGCGCACGCTGGATGCCAACAAGCCTGGGGCGCCGGTGGTGTATGCCGGGACCCGGCTGGATATGTATGTGATCAATGGCGGGTGCTGCCCCAAGGACCGCTTCGGGGCTGAGGCTCCGGCGTATCCACACCTCGACCTGCCGGGCAGCATGCTGCTGGATACACTACTCCTGCCATTGTCATTGCTGACTGCGGCAGGAATAGGTTTTCAGGCTACGGGTGGTCTGTAGGGCTATTTCTTGCCGAGTTTGCGCAGCTCATCGGACTCGATGACCCGTATTCCGTCCTCTTCTTCCAGCGCCAGGCGCCAGAGCGCCCGTGCCAAGGTACAGGCCTCGATGCCCCGGTACTTACCCGGCATCAACTTCGCAAATGGTGATGCCAGCTTTTCGCCCAGCCGTGGCTGCAGCCGTTCACCCAGCAGCAGCGACGGGCGCACGATGGTCAGTTGCGGCCAGTCCTGAGCCTTGAGTGCTTCTTCCATCTCACCCTTGACCCGGTTGTAGAAGATCGGTGACTTGGGGTCGGCGCCTATGGCGCTGACAACAAGCAGGTGCCGCGCACCCATTTCCCGTGCGCGCTTGCTGAAGGCCACGACCATGTCCAGATCGACGGCGCGAAACGCTTGCTCTGAGCCCGCCTGCTTGAGGGTGGTGCCCAGGCAGCAGTAGGCAATATCGACGCGACCGGCCAGCTGCGGGAGAAATACTGCCGGGTCGCCCACCGGGTTTTCCAGGTGGGGGTGCCCGGCCAATGGCCGGCGAGTCGGTGCCAGTACGCGACTGATGGTGGGTTCGTTGAGCAGGCGGTCGAGCAGGTGCTCACCGGTAAGGCCGGTGGCTCCGGCAAGCAGGACATGCTGAGGCGTCAAATACATGATGTCTCTCCCTTGTTACACACAAGCTTAGCGGCTGGCAGGCGTTTTTGCCTGTTCCTCCGCCTTGGCCTGAGCCGCATTACGTAAGGCTTCTTCGGCCTGGTGCTTACGCAGTTGCTGCCAGTGTGCCAGCACTGCGGGCGGTGCCCAGATTTGTGGTTCGGAGGCCTCGAAACCTTCCCTTCGTTCTCTTTCGGCAACACTGGTGCGAGCTAGTTCGAACGCTTGTTTCAGGTCGTCGGTCTGGTTAAGCGCCTCGGCAAACAACGCATCGCCGAAGTAGGTGAAGTCGGCCTCTTCCGAGCAGCCGAAGGACACCCGGTCGGCACGTGCCGCAGTCATGATCACTGTGCGCTCATCCTTGAGCGGGGCGATGTAGCCACCTGAATAGCAGGCAGAGATGACAATGACCTTGTCGCGGTCCTTGAGTGGATCCAGGGCGCTGGCCAGTTCGTCGGCAGACAGGTCAGCGAGCTGCAGGCGCGGCTGGTCGAGCACCAGTTGGTGGTCCTGGCTGCCGTGGCTGGTCAGGTAAATGAAGATCAGGTCTTGCGGGCCACTGCGTTCGGCCAGGGTGCGGGCGGCGCGGGTAAGGTTCTCGCGTGTGGCCATGGGGCGGGTGGTCATCTGGTCACGGTGGTTGACCAGGGTGACTTGGCCGCGGGCACCGAAACGTACCTTGAGCATGTTGCTGACATAGTCGGCTTCACGCAGGAACACGCTTTGCTGGCCATCGCCGGCCAGGACCAGGCTGTACAGCTGGATGGGTGGGGCTGAGCGCGGTACCCGGGCCAAGGCTTCGTCGAGCAGGCGACCCTGATTGAGCAGGGCCAGGTCCAGCGGGTCGGGCAGCAGTTTGCCTTTCTGGTCTCGGACGCGTACGCCATTGACCCAGAAACCGCTTTCTACCTGGCCGCTGGCCAGGGTCAGTTTGCCGTGCCCCTGGTAGGCATCGTTGTCAAAGCCACCAACGTATTGGCTGCCATCAGGCAACTGCAGGCTGCCTTGGCCAGACAGGTGCCAGTCAAGGAATGTGCCTTTGTAGTGGCTGCCGTCGCTGCCGAGCAATTCGCCTTCGCCGATCAGCGAGCCGTCCTTGAAGTCGCCGATCCATACGTCGCCGTCGGCATTTTCGTAGCGCCCGCGGCCTTCAAGGCGGTTGTCCTTGAATTCACCGATGTATTGCTCGCCATCGGTGCTGTCGTAGGTGCCGCTGCCCTGCAGCTGGCCATCGACGAAGCGGCCGCTGAACTGGTTGCCGCTGGCATCGCTGCGCACGCCCGCGCCATTGGGCTTGCCCTTGGCGAACAAGCCTTGGTAGCGGCTGCCATCGGCCAGTTCCAGTTCGCCTGCGCCTTCGTACTGGTCGTCCTTGAACTGGCCTCGGTAACTCTGGTCAGCCTGCTTGAGGCTACCTTCACCATCACGCCGGCCGTGGCTGAAGGTGCCAGCATAGTGGCTGCCCGGTGTGGTCAGGTCGCCCAGGCCGTGGAACAGCCCCTTGTCGAATTGCCCACGGTAGACTTCGCCATTGCTGCCGTGCCACTCGCCCAAGCCATGCCACTGGCCGTCCTTGAAATTGCCCGCGTACCAGCTGCCGTTGGGGTAATCGATGCGCCCCTCGCCCTGCAGCAGGCCATCGACCACCTGGCCCCGATAGCGACCGCCATCGGGCAGGCGTGCGTCGGGTGGGGACAACGACTCACCATCGCCACAGGCAGCGAGCATCAGGGTCAGTGCGAGGGGGAGCAGGGGACGCATGGCGTAATCCGGGCAAAAGGTCTGCCGAGTATGCCGCAGAATACGGGGCGCAGGTATCCGTGATCTGACTGAAATCGATGCTGGAATCTTCGCGGGCAAGCCCGCTCCCACAGGTGCTGCACAAGGCTCGAGCCCTGTGGTGATTTGTGGGAGCGGGCTTGCCCGCGAAGAGGCCTGGTCAGACGAAGCAGAGCGAGAGGGGTTCTGCGATGTAGGCGGGCTTATCTTCGCCTTCGATCTCCAAGGTGACAGTGGCTTTCAGCAGCCACTGCCCCGGTTTCTTCTCGATCACGTCGCCCAGGTCCACTTTCAACCGTACCTTGCTGTCGACTTTTACTGGCTGAATGAAACGCACGCTATCCAGCCCGTAATTGACCACCATCTTCAACCCCTCGGGCATCACCAGGATGTCCTCCATCAGCTTGGGGATCAGTGACAAGGTCAGGAAACCGTGGGCGATGGTAGTGCCAAACGGGGTTTTCGCCGCCTTTTCCGGGTCGACATGGATGAACTGGAAATCGCCGGTGGCTTCGGCGAACAGGTTGATGCGCTGCTGATCGATCTTCAGCCAGTCGGAACGTCCCAGCTCCTTTCCAACGTACTTCGCAAGCTCGTTTACCGGTACATAGGGCATCGCGACTCTCCAGGTTGTCATTTGGTACGAGAGTGCAAGATCAGCACGGCGAACCGTTTCAGTCAAGATGCCCGCTTTTCGGCGAATATCGGCTTATAGGCAGCGCGTGCTTATAATGGCCGGCATGCCTGAAGGAGATCCTTATGCTGTTGCGTGGTTTGACCTGGCTGGTGCTGTTTCAGCTGCTGGGTACGGCGCTCAATCACTTGTGCGTGCCGATACTACCGGGCCCGATCATCGGCCTGTTGCTGCTCCTGTTCTTCCTCATGGCCCGTGGCGAGGTGGGCAAGCCCCTGAACGAAGCCGCCGGCAGCCTGTTGCGTTATCTGCCACTGCTGCTGGTACCACCGGCGGTGGGGGTGATGGTCTACGCCAAGGACATTGCTGCAGACTTCTGGGCGATTGCCGGTGCCTTGTTGATTTCTTGCCTGGTGACGCTGGTGTTCGTCGGTCTGCTGATGCAGAAGCTCATCGATCGCCAGCACGGCAAACGTGAGGAGCAGCCATGACCCTTGACTGGCAAGGCGCGCTCGACGCAGTGATTCACCATCCCTTGTTCGGAATCGGCATTACCCTGGGCGCCTACCAGATCGTGCTGGCAGCCTATGAAAAGACCCGTTGGATCTTCCTGCAGCCGGTGCTGGTGTCGATGCTGCTGGTGATCGGCGTGCTGCTGACCTGCGGCATCAGCTACGCCGAATACCGCAAGAGCACCGAGATCATGAACATCCTCCTCGGGCCCGCTACCGTGGCCCTGGCGGTGCCGCTCTACCTTAACCTGAGGCGCATCCGGCAACTGTTCTGGCCGACATTTACTACGCTGGTAATCGGAGGCCTGTTCGCCACGGTCTGCTGCCTGCTGCTGGGCTGGTGGTTTGGTGCCGAGCATATGATCCTGATGACCATGGCGCCGAAATCGGTCACTTCACCGATCGCCATGCTGGTGGCCGAGCAGATTGGTGGTGTGGCAGCGTTGGCGGCCGTATTCGTCTTGATTACCGGTGTGATCGGGGCGATCTTCGGCCCGGCGCTGCTGACCCGGTTGGGTGTGCACAGCCCGGAGGCACGTGGCATGTCGTTGGGGGTAACGGCACATGCCGTGGGTACGTCGGTGGCCTTGCAGGAAAGTGACGAATGCGGCGCCTTTGCCGCGCTGGCGATGAGCCTGATGGGGGTGGCCACGGCGGTGTTCCTGCCGTTGGCGGTCAGCCTGGTGGCTTGAGGAGTTGTGATGACGCTACCGCTGTTTCCGCTCAATACCGTGTTGTTTCCCGGTTGCCTGCTGGATCTGCAGATCTTCGAGGCGCGCTACCTGGACATGATTGGCCGCTGCATGAAGCAGGGTACCGGCTTTGGCGTGGTCTGCATCGTCGAAGGCGAGCAGGTCGGCAAGGCGCCGCCAGTGGTGGCGTCGATCGGCTGCGAAGCGGTGATCCGCGACTTCGTCCAGCAGGACAATGGCTTGCTGGGCATTCGTGTGGAGGGTGTGCGTCGCTTCGAGCTGAGCCAGACCGACGTGCAGAAGGATCAGTTGCTGGTAGGCGAGGTGCATTGGCTGGCGGAGCAGCCGGACAGCCCATTGATCGAACAGGATGATGATTTGCTGGCGCTGCTGGTCGCCCTCGGCGAGCACCCGATGGTCGAAGCGCTGGACATGCCGCGGGACGTCGACGGGCGCCAGGCGTTGTCCAACCAGCTGGCGTACCTGTTGCCGTTCATGGAAGAGGACAAGCTGGATCTGCTGGCGATCGGCTCGCCGGCGCAGCGGCTGGAAGAGATCCAGAAGCTGCTGGAGCGAATTCAGGGTGAGCTGTTCGCCTGATTGAATTCATTGGCCTGTACCGGCCTCTTCGCGGCTAAAGCCGCTCCTACAGGTTTGCGCTATCCCTGTGGGAGCGGCTTTAGCCGCGAAGAGGCCAGTACAGGCAAGCTCAATACTGGTATCGAAGCAGGGCGTGCGGCAGCGCATGCATGGCAAAGAACGCCAGCAACGCGGTACACGCCGGCAACACCAGCCACCATACCCGCAGCGGCAGTGCAGTCAGCGGCTGGCGATGTTGCACCAGCGTCAAACTCAGTGCGCACACGCAACAGGCCAGCAAGGCCCCGGCCATGATGTCGGTCGGCCAATGCGCCCCCAGGTAGACCCGCGACAAGGCAATCGCCAGTGCCGGGATGCAGCCCAGCAGTACCCAGGTCAGGCGCATGCGCGGCGGCATGCCGCGCCCCGCCAGTACAGCCAGGGTCAGAAAGAACGCGAACGACGCCGAACTGTGCCCGCTGGGCATGCTGTAGCTGGTCAGCGGGTCGCTCAGCACCTCCGGCCTCGCCCGGGCGAACAGCCATTTCAGCGAGCCGTTGGCCAGGGCCGTGCCGATCAGCGTCCCGCCGGCGAACAGGGCATGGCGCCATTGCCGCGCCAACAACAGCAAGCCGGTCAGCAGGCCGCCCAGGAAGAACTGTGTCTTGAAGTCGCCCAGGCGGGTCACCAGGACCACGGTGCCGTCGATCATTCGGCTGCGGTGTTCTTGTACCAGCGTCATCACGCCCTGATCGAATGCCTGCAGGTAGGGCCAGCCAAGGAACACCGCCGTCAGTGCGATGAAGCTGAGGCCGGCGATCAGCCGGGTGCCGTGCCGCTGATCGCGCAGGCTGCTGTTAAGGCTCAGGCCGATCAGCACCGCCAGGGTGCCGGCGATGATGCCGGCATCCAGCCAGAAGCCTTCCGGCAACGGCAGGCGCATGGCCGCACCGGTGGCCCAGCCTGGCAGCAGGTAGGCGACCGACCAGCCCGCACCCGCCACCAGGCTGACCGCGATGAAGCGCGGCAGCGGCATGTCGAACATCCCGGCGACCATCGGCAGCATCGGCCGCAGCGGGCCGATGAAGCGGCCTACCAGCAGGCTGGCGATGCCGTAACGCTGGAAGTAGGCCTCGGCGCTGCCAATCCACTCAGGGTGGTGGCGCAGCAACGGCAGGCGGCGGATGTTCTGGTGGAAGTACTTGCCGATGGTGTACGACAGCGCGTCACCGAGCAGGCCGCCGAGGAACCCCAGCAGCAGGGTTTCCCCAAGGGTGAATGCGCCACTGCCAGCCAGCACGGCAACGGCGAACAGCAGCACCGTGCCTGGCACGATGATGCCGGCAATCGCCAGGCACTCCACGCAAGCCACCA from Pseudomonas putida encodes:
- the mpl gene encoding UDP-N-acetylmuramate:L-alanyl-gamma-D-glutamyl-meso-diaminopimelate ligase, which translates into the protein MHIHILGICGTFMGSLAVLAKELGHRVTGSDANVYPPMSTQLEAQGIELTQGYDPAQLDPAPDLVVIGNAMSRGNPAVEYVLNKGLPYVSGPQWLADHVLQGRWVLAVAGTHGKTTTSSMLAWVLEHAGMSPGFLIGGVPQNFSVSARLGGTPFFVVEADEYDSAFFDKRSKFVHYHPRTAILNNLEFDHADIFPDLASIERQFHHLVRTIPSEGLVIHPTSEQALERVIGMGCWTPVQTTGEGGQWQARLLSADGSRFEVLFDGEVQGVVDWALTGQHNVANALATLAAARHVGVVPAMGIEGLSAFKSVKRRMEKVAEVQGVTIYDDFAHHPTAIATTLDGLRKRVGEAPVIAIIEPRSNSMKLGAHRDGLPESVNDADQVIWYAPANLGWDLAATAAQCKVPSVVADSLDAIIERVKGQARPGTHVVIMSNGGFGGLHGKLAEALK
- the ubiX gene encoding flavin prenyltransferase UbiX; its protein translation is MSGPERITLAMTGASGAQYGLRLLDCLVREDREVHFLISKAAQLVMATETDVVLPAKPQAMQAFLTEYTGAADGQIRVYGKEDWMSPVASGSGAPAAMVVVPCSTGTLSAIATGACNNLIERAADVTLKERRQLILVPREAPFSTIHLENMLKLSQMGAVILPAAPGFYHQPQTIDDLVDFVVARILNLLNIPQDMLPRWGEHHFGADD
- a CDS encoding YceK/YidQ family lipoprotein, with the protein product MRRLLAGLLAASLLGGCATVRTLDANKPGAPVVYAGTRLDMYVINGGCCPKDRFGAEAPAYPHLDLPGSMLLDTLLLPLSLLTAAGIGFQATGGL
- a CDS encoding oxidoreductase, whose amino-acid sequence is MYLTPQHVLLAGATGLTGEHLLDRLLNEPTISRVLAPTRRPLAGHPHLENPVGDPAVFLPQLAGRVDIAYCCLGTTLKQAGSEQAFRAVDLDMVVAFSKRAREMGARHLLVVSAIGADPKSPIFYNRVKGEMEEALKAQDWPQLTIVRPSLLLGERLQPRLGEKLASPFAKLMPGKYRGIEACTLARALWRLALEEEDGIRVIESDELRKLGKK
- a CDS encoding C13 family peptidase, encoding MRPLLPLALTLMLAACGDGESLSPPDARLPDGGRYRGQVVDGLLQGEGRIDYPNGSWYAGNFKDGQWHGLGEWHGSNGEVYRGQFDKGLFHGLGDLTTPGSHYAGTFSHGRRDGEGSLKQADQSYRGQFKDDQYEGAGELELADGSRYQGLFAKGKPNGAGVRSDASGNQFSGRFVDGQLQGSGTYDSTDGEQYIGEFKDNRLEGRGRYENADGDVWIGDFKDGSLIGEGELLGSDGSHYKGTFLDWHLSGQGSLQLPDGSQYVGGFDNDAYQGHGKLTLASGQVESGFWVNGVRVRDQKGKLLPDPLDLALLNQGRLLDEALARVPRSAPPIQLYSLVLAGDGQQSVFLREADYVSNMLKVRFGARGQVTLVNHRDQMTTRPMATRENLTRAARTLAERSGPQDLIFIYLTSHGSQDHQLVLDQPRLQLADLSADELASALDPLKDRDKVIVISACYSGGYIAPLKDERTVIMTAARADRVSFGCSEEADFTYFGDALFAEALNQTDDLKQAFELARTSVAERERREGFEASEPQIWAPPAVLAHWQQLRKHQAEEALRNAAQAKAEEQAKTPASR
- a CDS encoding MaoC family dehydratase — protein: MPYVPVNELAKYVGKELGRSDWLKIDQQRINLFAEATGDFQFIHVDPEKAAKTPFGTTIAHGFLTLSLIPKLMEDILVMPEGLKMVVNYGLDSVRFIQPVKVDSKVRLKVDLGDVIEKKPGQWLLKATVTLEIEGEDKPAYIAEPLSLCFV
- a CDS encoding CidA/LrgA family protein: MLLRGLTWLVLFQLLGTALNHLCVPILPGPIIGLLLLLFFLMARGEVGKPLNEAAGSLLRYLPLLLVPPAVGVMVYAKDIAADFWAIAGALLISCLVTLVFVGLLMQKLIDRQHGKREEQP
- a CDS encoding LrgB family protein, whose product is MTLDWQGALDAVIHHPLFGIGITLGAYQIVLAAYEKTRWIFLQPVLVSMLLVIGVLLTCGISYAEYRKSTEIMNILLGPATVALAVPLYLNLRRIRQLFWPTFTTLVIGGLFATVCCLLLGWWFGAEHMILMTMAPKSVTSPIAMLVAEQIGGVAALAAVFVLITGVIGAIFGPALLTRLGVHSPEARGMSLGVTAHAVGTSVALQESDECGAFAALAMSLMGVATAVFLPLAVSLVA
- a CDS encoding LON peptidase substrate-binding domain-containing protein, whose amino-acid sequence is MTLPLFPLNTVLFPGCLLDLQIFEARYLDMIGRCMKQGTGFGVVCIVEGEQVGKAPPVVASIGCEAVIRDFVQQDNGLLGIRVEGVRRFELSQTDVQKDQLLVGEVHWLAEQPDSPLIEQDDDLLALLVALGEHPMVEALDMPRDVDGRQALSNQLAYLLPFMEEDKLDLLAIGSPAQRLEEIQKLLERIQGELFA
- a CDS encoding bifunctional DedA family/phosphatase PAP2 family protein, whose amino-acid sequence is MGQWLDSLTGWLSANPQWLGLAIFVVACVECLAIAGIIVPGTVLLFAVAVLAGSGAFTLGETLLLGFLGGLLGDALSYTIGKYFHQNIRRLPLLRHHPEWIGSAEAYFQRYGIASLLVGRFIGPLRPMLPMVAGMFDMPLPRFIAVSLVAGAGWSVAYLLPGWATGAAMRLPLPEGFWLDAGIIAGTLAVLIGLSLNSSLRDQRHGTRLIAGLSFIALTAVFLGWPYLQAFDQGVMTLVQEHRSRMIDGTVVLVTRLGDFKTQFFLGGLLTGLLLLARQWRHALFAGGTLIGTALANGSLKWLFARARPEVLSDPLTSYSMPSGHSSASFAFFLTLAVLAGRGMPPRMRLTWVLLGCIPALAIALSRVYLGAHWPTDIMAGALLACCVCALSLTLVQHRQPLTALPLRVWWLVLPACTALLAFFAMHALPHALLRYQY